In the genome of Streptomyces racemochromogenes, one region contains:
- a CDS encoding IucA/IucC family protein: MSLADAVSHLSPELWARANRALVRKALAEFSHERLLTPEPLGGDLYSVRSDDGSVEYRFRSALHALDHWAVDEESITRHGNGTELPLDALDFHIELRQTLGLSAEVLPVYLEEISSTLAGTGYKYTKPQLSSSTLAKSTFQDIETGMTEGHPCFVANNGRLGFGVHEYLSYAPETASPVHLVWVAARKDVSTFTAGAGLDHDTFMREELGEDALTLFAAKMTSLGLDLADYHLLPIHPWQWWNKTTVTFAAEIANRRLVLLGEGSDAYLAQQSIRTFFNTTTPTKHYVKTAISVLNMGFMRGLSAAYMEATPAINDWLHQLIESDEVLRSVDFSIIRERAAIGYHHRQYERATDRYSPYRKMLAALWRESPVNSLREGERLATMASLLHVDADGRSFVGALIEESGLTPAEWLKPYLRAYLLPLLHCFYQYDLAYMPHGENTILVIKDGVVQRAIFKDIAEEIVVMDPDAVLPPAVERVRADIPEDMKLLSIFTDVFDCFFRFLNSILVAEGICDESTFWQAVADCAHDYQASTPALADRFAQYDLFTPEFQLSCLNRLQLRNNKQMVDLADPAAALQLIGTLKNPVAPFARR, encoded by the coding sequence ATGAGCCTCGCCGACGCCGTCTCCCACCTCTCCCCCGAGCTGTGGGCCCGCGCCAACCGCGCCCTGGTCCGCAAGGCCCTCGCGGAGTTCTCCCACGAGCGCCTGCTGACGCCCGAGCCGCTGGGCGGGGACCTCTACTCGGTCCGCAGCGACGACGGCTCGGTCGAGTACCGCTTCCGCTCGGCCCTGCACGCCCTGGACCACTGGGCGGTGGACGAGGAATCCATCACCCGCCACGGCAACGGCACCGAGCTCCCGCTCGACGCCCTGGACTTCCACATCGAGCTCCGGCAGACCCTGGGCCTGAGCGCGGAGGTCCTGCCGGTCTACCTGGAGGAGATCTCCTCCACCCTGGCCGGCACGGGCTACAAATACACCAAGCCCCAGCTCAGCTCGTCCACCCTCGCGAAGTCCACGTTCCAGGACATCGAGACGGGCATGACGGAGGGCCACCCCTGCTTCGTCGCCAACAACGGCCGGCTGGGCTTCGGCGTGCACGAGTACCTCTCGTACGCCCCGGAGACGGCGAGCCCGGTCCACCTGGTGTGGGTCGCCGCCCGCAAGGACGTCTCCACCTTCACGGCGGGCGCGGGCCTGGACCACGACACCTTCATGCGCGAGGAGCTGGGCGAGGACGCCCTCACCCTGTTCGCCGCGAAGATGACCTCCCTGGGCCTGGACCTGGCGGACTACCACCTGCTGCCGATCCACCCCTGGCAGTGGTGGAACAAGACCACGGTCACCTTCGCGGCCGAGATCGCCAACCGCCGCCTGGTGCTGCTGGGCGAGGGCTCCGACGCCTACCTCGCGCAGCAGTCGATCCGCACCTTCTTCAACACCACCACCCCGACGAAGCACTACGTCAAGACGGCCATCTCGGTCCTCAACATGGGCTTCATGCGCGGCCTGTCCGCCGCCTACATGGAGGCCACCCCGGCCATCAACGACTGGCTGCACCAGCTGATCGAGTCCGACGAGGTCCTGCGGTCGGTCGACTTCTCGATCATCCGCGAGCGGGCGGCGATCGGCTACCACCACCGCCAGTACGAGCGCGCGACGGACCGCTACTCGCCGTACCGCAAGATGCTGGCCGCCCTGTGGCGCGAGTCGCCGGTGAACTCCCTGCGCGAGGGCGAGCGCCTGGCCACCATGGCCTCGCTCCTCCACGTGGACGCGGACGGCAGGTCCTTCGTGGGCGCCCTCATCGAGGAATCGGGCCTCACTCCCGCCGAATGGCTGAAGCCGTACCTCCGCGCCTACCTCCTCCCCCTCCTCCACTGCTTCTACCAGTACGACCTCGCGTACATGCCGCACGGCGAGAACACCATCCTGGTCATCAAGGACGGCGTCGTACAGCGGGCGATCTTCAAGGACATCGCCGAGGAGATCGTCGTCATGGACCCGGACGCGGTCCTCCCGCCGGCGGTGGAACGCGTCCGCGCGGACATCCCGGAGGACATGAAGCTCCTGTCGATCTTCACGGACGTCTTCGACTGCTTCTTCCGCTTCCTGAACTCCATCCTGGTCGCGGAAGGCATCTGCGACGAGTCCACCTTCTGGCAGGCGGTGGCGGACTGCGCCCACGACTACCAGGCCTCGACCCCCGCCCTGGCGGACCGCTTCGCGCAGTACGACCTCTTCACTCCCGAGTTCCAGCTGTCCTGCCTGAACCGCCTCCAGCTGCGCAACAACAAGCAGATGGTCGACCTCGCCGACCCGGCGGCGGCCCTCCAGCTGATCGGCACCCTCAAGAACCCCGTCGCGCCCTTCGCGCGGCGGTGA
- a CDS encoding GNAT family N-acetyltransferase → MSTTPEILFARTDAALGTFAIRPLDPFADAELLHGWVTHPKAAFWMMQEASLTEVEREYARITAHEDHHAFIGLHEGRPAFLMESYDPSKLELVGLYDARPGDIGMHFLVAPSDTPISGFTRSVITTVMASLFADPAAERVVVEPDVRNKAVHALNEAVGFVPEREVQKPEKTALLSFCTRARFEAATALTTGVPA, encoded by the coding sequence ATGAGCACCACCCCTGAAATCCTCTTCGCCCGCACCGACGCGGCCCTCGGGACCTTCGCCATCCGCCCCCTGGACCCCTTCGCGGACGCGGAACTCCTGCACGGCTGGGTGACGCACCCGAAGGCCGCGTTCTGGATGATGCAGGAAGCCTCCCTCACCGAGGTCGAGCGCGAGTACGCGCGCATCACCGCGCACGAGGACCACCACGCCTTCATCGGCCTCCACGAGGGCCGCCCGGCCTTCCTGATGGAGAGCTACGACCCCTCGAAGCTGGAGCTGGTCGGCCTGTACGACGCGCGGCCCGGCGACATCGGCATGCACTTCCTGGTGGCCCCCTCGGACACCCCCATATCCGGCTTCACCCGCTCGGTGATCACCACGGTCATGGCCTCCCTCTTCGCCGACCCGGCGGCGGAGCGCGTGGTCGTCGAGCCGGACGTCCGCAACAAGGCGGTCCACGCCCTGAACGAGGCCGTGGGCTTCGTTCCCGAGCGCGAGGTCCAGAAGCCCGAGAAGACCGCCCTGCTCAGCTTCTGCACCCGCGCCCGGTTCGAGGCGGCCACCGCCCTCACGACGGGAGTCCCGGCATGA
- a CDS encoding pyridoxal phosphate-dependent decarboxylase family protein yields MRQHLLNETTADLYRRSVTEGVDRVAAKLATTERPHTGISVDELAPVINGIDLDQPLGDAAAALDELEDVYLRDAVYFHHPRYLGHLNCPVVIPAVVGEAVLSAVNSSLDTWDQSIGGTLIERRLIEWTARRIGLGEGADGIFTSGGSQSNFHALLLARDEACRTVMKRALDEGTELTKAELLPRLRIFTSEASHFSVQKSAAMLGLGYEAVICVPVDRNRRMDTSVLALELESCAAEGLFPMAVVATAGTTDFGSIDPLPEIARLAGEHSAWMHVDAAYGCGLLVSPTRRHLLDGIEKADSVTVDYHKSFFQPVSSSAMLVRDRDTLKHATYHADYLNPRRMAEERIPNQVDKSIQTTRRFDALKLWMTLRIMGADGVGSLFDQVVDLAAAGYDVIAADPRFEVVVEPQISTLVFRYLPAGETRGDLVDEAQLHARKALFASGEAVVAGTKVDGKQYLKFTLLNPQTTTADIAAVLDLLAAHAEQFLGESLAVHR; encoded by the coding sequence ATGCGCCAGCATCTGCTGAACGAGACGACCGCGGACCTCTACCGGCGCTCCGTCACCGAGGGCGTCGACCGCGTCGCCGCCAAACTCGCCACGACCGAGCGGCCCCACACCGGCATATCCGTCGACGAACTCGCCCCGGTCATCAACGGGATCGACCTCGACCAGCCGCTCGGCGACGCCGCCGCCGCCCTCGACGAGCTGGAGGACGTCTACCTCCGCGACGCCGTCTACTTCCACCACCCGCGCTACCTGGGCCACCTCAACTGCCCGGTCGTCATCCCCGCGGTGGTCGGCGAGGCGGTCCTCTCCGCCGTCAACTCCTCCCTCGACACCTGGGACCAGTCCATCGGCGGCACGCTCATCGAGCGCCGCCTGATCGAGTGGACCGCCCGCCGCATCGGCCTCGGCGAGGGCGCGGACGGCATCTTCACCTCCGGCGGCAGCCAGTCGAACTTCCACGCCCTGCTCCTGGCCCGCGACGAGGCCTGCCGGACCGTGATGAAGCGGGCGCTCGACGAGGGCACCGAGCTCACCAAGGCCGAACTGCTGCCGAGACTGCGCATCTTCACCTCCGAGGCCAGCCACTTCAGCGTCCAGAAGTCCGCCGCCATGCTGGGCCTCGGCTACGAGGCCGTCATCTGCGTGCCCGTCGACCGCAACCGCCGCATGGACACCTCCGTCCTGGCCCTTGAGCTGGAGAGCTGCGCCGCCGAGGGCCTCTTCCCGATGGCCGTCGTCGCCACCGCCGGCACCACCGACTTCGGGTCCATCGATCCGCTCCCCGAGATCGCCCGCCTGGCCGGCGAGCACTCCGCGTGGATGCACGTGGACGCCGCCTACGGCTGCGGACTGCTGGTCTCCCCCACCCGCCGGCACCTCCTCGACGGCATCGAGAAGGCCGACTCGGTCACCGTCGACTACCACAAGTCGTTCTTCCAGCCCGTGAGCTCCAGCGCGATGCTGGTCCGCGACCGCGACACCCTCAAGCACGCCACGTACCACGCGGACTACCTCAACCCGCGCCGGATGGCCGAGGAGCGGATCCCCAACCAGGTCGACAAGTCCATCCAGACCACGCGCCGCTTCGACGCCCTCAAGCTCTGGATGACCCTGCGGATCATGGGCGCCGACGGCGTCGGCTCCCTCTTCGACCAGGTCGTCGACCTCGCCGCCGCCGGCTACGACGTCATCGCGGCCGACCCGCGCTTCGAGGTCGTCGTCGAGCCGCAGATCTCCACGCTCGTCTTCCGCTACCTGCCCGCCGGCGAGACGCGCGGCGACCTCGTCGACGAGGCCCAGCTGCACGCCCGCAAGGCCCTGTTCGCCTCCGGCGAGGCCGTCGTCGCCGGCACCAAGGTGGACGGGAAGCAGTACCTGAAGTTCACCCTCCTCAACCCGCAGACCACGACGGCCGACATCGCGGCCGTCCTCGACCTCCTCGCCGCACACGCCGAGCAGTTCCTGGGAGAATCCCTTGCCGTCCACCGCTAA
- a CDS encoding lysine N(6)-hydroxylase/L-ornithine N(5)-oxygenase family protein, translated as MPSTAKPHDFIGIGLGPFNLGLACLTAPIDELDGLFIESKPHFEWHAGMFLDGAHLQTPFMSDLVTLADPTSPFSFLNYLKDKDRLYSFYIRENFYPLRAEYNDYCRWAADRLDNVQYSTSVTEVTYDEAAGVYEVHTDRGETHRARRLVLGTGTPPHVPASCAGLGGDFLHNSSYMQHKETLQKKKSITLIGSGQSAAEIYYDLLAEIDVHGYQLNWVTRSPRFFPLEYTKLTLEMTSPEYVDYFHALPEETRYRLEGQQKNLFKGIDGDLINAIFDLLYQKKITMPGTVPTTLLTNSSLNSTAYDTTTGTYTLGLRQEEQERDFTLTTEGLVLATGYKYVAPEFLTPIHDRLNFDGHGRLDAGRNYAVDVTGRGVYLQNGTTHNHSLTSPDLGMAAYRNAYIVGELLGREYYKVEKSIAFQQFAAPEGMHA; from the coding sequence TTGCCGTCCACCGCTAAGCCCCACGACTTCATCGGCATCGGCCTGGGTCCCTTCAACCTGGGACTGGCCTGCCTGACCGCGCCGATCGACGAGCTCGACGGGCTGTTCATCGAGTCGAAGCCGCACTTCGAGTGGCACGCCGGGATGTTCCTGGACGGCGCGCACCTGCAGACGCCGTTCATGTCGGACCTGGTCACCCTCGCCGACCCGACCTCGCCCTTCTCCTTCCTGAACTACCTGAAGGACAAGGACCGGCTGTACTCCTTCTACATCCGCGAGAACTTCTACCCGCTGCGCGCCGAGTACAACGACTACTGCCGCTGGGCCGCCGACCGGCTCGACAACGTCCAGTACTCCACCTCCGTCACCGAGGTGACGTACGACGAGGCCGCCGGCGTGTACGAGGTCCACACGGACCGCGGCGAGACCCACCGGGCCCGCCGCCTGGTCCTGGGCACCGGCACCCCGCCGCACGTCCCGGCGTCCTGCGCGGGCCTCGGCGGGGACTTCCTGCACAACTCCTCGTACATGCAGCACAAGGAGACCCTCCAGAAGAAGAAGTCGATCACCCTGATCGGCTCGGGCCAGAGCGCGGCCGAGATCTACTACGACCTCCTCGCCGAGATCGACGTACACGGCTACCAGCTCAACTGGGTGACCCGCTCCCCGCGCTTCTTCCCGCTGGAGTACACCAAGCTCACGCTGGAGATGACCTCCCCGGAGTACGTGGACTACTTCCACGCCCTCCCCGAGGAGACCCGCTACCGGCTGGAGGGGCAGCAGAAGAACCTCTTCAAGGGCATCGACGGCGACCTCATCAACGCCATCTTCGACCTGCTCTACCAGAAGAAGATCACCATGCCGGGCACGGTCCCCACGACCCTGCTCACCAACAGCTCCCTGAACAGCACGGCGTACGACACCACCACGGGCACGTACACGCTCGGCCTGCGCCAGGAGGAGCAGGAGCGGGACTTCACCCTGACCACCGAAGGCCTGGTCCTGGCCACGGGCTACAAGTACGTGGCACCGGAGTTCCTCACCCCGATCCACGACCGGCTGAACTTCGACGGCCACGGCCGCCTCGACGCCGGCCGCAACTACGCCGTCGACGTCACCGGCCGCGGGGTGTACCTCCAGAACGGCACCACCCACAACCACTCCCTCACCTCGCCCGACCTGGGCATGGCCGCGTACCGCAACGCGTACATCGTCGGTGAGCTGCTCGGCCGCGAGTACTACAAGGTCGAGAAGTCCATCGCGTTCCAGCAGTTCGCGGCCCCGGAAGGCATGCACGCATGA
- a CDS encoding siderophore-interacting protein, which yields MTATASEAEQAVAHFRFFTMEVLRTRRLGHSFLRVTFGGESLADFRSGGYDQSLSLFLPPAHAEHTELPSTDEDTWFGAWRAMPDEDRPVMRSYTVREQRRTDAGVDEVDIDFVLHGDASPASRWAGRAVTGRRIMAIGPAVAENKSVRFQPPAATDAFLMYADETALPAAAAILERLPAGVKARAWFEVPHADDRLALRTDADADITWIVRAKGASGPDRAGRVVEEIRAAELPAAEAPYAWLAGEAGTIRAVRRHLVQERSINRRAVRFTGYWRLGASEEQLLAEAYAGQAPSEDPASEL from the coding sequence ATGACCGCCACCGCATCCGAGGCCGAACAGGCCGTGGCGCACTTCCGCTTCTTCACGATGGAGGTGCTGCGCACGCGCCGCCTCGGCCACTCGTTCCTGCGCGTCACCTTCGGCGGTGAGTCCCTGGCGGACTTCAGGTCCGGCGGGTACGACCAGAGCCTCTCGCTCTTCCTGCCGCCGGCGCACGCCGAGCACACCGAGCTGCCGTCCACCGACGAGGACACCTGGTTCGGCGCCTGGCGCGCGATGCCGGACGAGGACCGCCCCGTGATGCGCTCGTACACGGTGCGCGAGCAGCGGCGTACGGACGCGGGGGTGGACGAGGTCGACATCGACTTCGTCCTGCACGGGGACGCCTCACCGGCCTCCCGCTGGGCGGGCCGGGCCGTCACCGGCCGCCGGATCATGGCGATCGGGCCGGCGGTCGCGGAGAACAAGTCCGTGCGCTTCCAGCCCCCGGCCGCCACCGACGCCTTCCTGATGTACGCGGACGAGACGGCCCTGCCCGCCGCCGCCGCGATCCTGGAGCGGCTCCCGGCCGGCGTGAAGGCCAGGGCCTGGTTCGAGGTCCCGCACGCGGACGACCGGCTGGCCCTGCGCACCGACGCCGACGCCGACATCACCTGGATCGTGCGCGCGAAGGGCGCGTCCGGCCCCGACCGGGCGGGCCGCGTGGTGGAGGAGATCCGCGCGGCGGAACTGCCCGCCGCCGAGGCCCCGTACGCCTGGCTGGCGGGCGAGGCCGGCACGATCCGCGCGGTACGCCGCCACCTGGTGCAGGAACGTTCCATCAACCGGCGCGCGGTGCGCTTCACCGGCTACTGGCGGCTCGGCGCCAGCGAGGAGCAGCTGCTCGCCGAGGCGTACGCGGGCCAGGCCCCGAGCGAGGACCCGGCGTCCGAGCTCTAG
- a CDS encoding putative T7SS-secreted protein, whose translation MPDWGGLVDRGLEKLEDGWDATKKAVGEGVSGAAHGVGDVLDQVGAHGWADKVDDWGDGVASNLGASVGEQQLGQTEQADELVHGKPAAIREAAAHLADFHSAFDKVGQGMKALETGNWEGAAAEAFREKFAMHPTDWFHASDACQDGANALKHYADTVEWAQKQAAQAVDLYRQGVKATKEAADAYRARADAYEAAAKAGRDPGPCPAPGADPGEAARGRAQEILTEARRQRDEAARTAQRAVEAATEKAPAMPSASERAWGSFVDHEAGQALELNHFVGGVLKGTAATVDFARGLNPYDPYNLTHPAEYSQHVNMTLAGLVSTAAHPERIPSALLDPLKDDPSEGLGRLVPELLGPKGAGAARTGTRVAETAAEVAAKPSRWKRLAQPAEGLTKEKAIHADSVTKRQANKFLDAEFPWLKDMNNTGQTGYRVNCTHNVVTVDRRLDGIEVSAAPRAKPGDVPYEELGVKPSAKKVVQSYDDIIRDLEARGEGSRSVVAISRHGRPGHVFNAVNTPHGVVFLDGQTGTLARLETKNIKELAHVPYR comes from the coding sequence ATGCCGGACTGGGGAGGTCTGGTCGACCGGGGGCTGGAGAAGCTGGAGGACGGCTGGGACGCCACCAAGAAGGCGGTCGGCGAGGGCGTGAGCGGCGCCGCCCACGGCGTCGGCGACGTCCTGGACCAGGTGGGCGCGCACGGCTGGGCGGACAAGGTCGACGACTGGGGCGACGGCGTCGCCTCGAACCTCGGCGCCTCCGTGGGCGAACAGCAGCTCGGCCAGACCGAGCAGGCCGACGAACTGGTCCACGGCAAGCCGGCGGCGATCCGCGAGGCGGCCGCCCACCTCGCCGACTTCCACTCCGCCTTCGACAAGGTCGGCCAGGGCATGAAGGCCCTGGAAACCGGCAACTGGGAGGGCGCGGCCGCCGAGGCGTTCCGCGAGAAGTTCGCGATGCACCCCACGGACTGGTTCCACGCGTCGGACGCCTGCCAGGACGGCGCCAATGCCCTCAAGCACTACGCGGACACCGTGGAATGGGCCCAGAAGCAGGCCGCCCAGGCCGTCGACCTCTACCGGCAGGGCGTGAAGGCCACGAAGGAGGCGGCCGACGCCTACCGGGCCAGGGCCGACGCGTACGAGGCCGCGGCCAAGGCCGGCCGAGACCCGGGCCCCTGCCCCGCACCGGGCGCCGACCCGGGCGAGGCGGCGCGGGGGCGCGCGCAGGAGATCCTCACGGAGGCCCGCCGCCAGCGCGACGAGGCCGCCCGAACGGCCCAGCGGGCCGTGGAGGCGGCCACGGAGAAGGCCCCGGCCATGCCGTCGGCGTCCGAGCGCGCCTGGGGCAGCTTCGTCGACCACGAGGCCGGCCAGGCGCTGGAGCTGAACCACTTCGTCGGCGGCGTGCTCAAGGGCACGGCGGCCACCGTCGACTTCGCCCGCGGCCTGAACCCGTACGACCCGTACAACCTCACCCACCCGGCCGAGTACTCCCAGCACGTCAACATGACCCTGGCGGGCCTCGTCTCCACGGCCGCCCACCCGGAACGCATCCCGAGCGCCCTCCTCGACCCCCTCAAGGACGACCCCAGCGAGGGCCTCGGCCGCCTGGTACCGGAGCTGCTGGGCCCCAAGGGCGCGGGCGCCGCCCGCACGGGGACACGGGTCGCGGAGACGGCCGCGGAGGTGGCGGCGAAGCCGTCACGCTGGAAGCGGTTGGCGCAGCCGGCGGAAGGTTTGACGAAAGAGAAGGCGATACACGCGGACAGCGTCACGAAGCGCCAGGCCAACAAGTTCCTGGATGCGGAGTTCCCCTGGCTCAAGGACATGAACAACACGGGTCAGACCGGCTACCGGGTCAACTGCACGCACAACGTGGTGACCGTCGACAGGCGGCTGGACGGTATCGAGGTCTCGGCAGCCCCCAGGGCCAAGCCGGGTGACGTACCGTACGAAGAGCTCGGGGTGAAGCCGAGCGCGAAGAAGGTCGTACAGAGTTATGACGACATCATCAGGGACCTTGAGGCGCGGGGTGAGGGCTCACGCAGCGTGGTCGCCATTTCCCGCCACGGCAGGCCGGGACACGTGTTCAACGCTGTCAACACTCCCCATGGCGTTGTCTTCCTGGACGGTCAGACCGGCACCCTGGCCCGGCTGGAGACGAAGAACATCAAGGAACTCGCCCATGTCCCCTATAGATAG
- a CDS encoding ABC transporter substrate-binding protein: MPKPSSTFLSRRGLVAAGGALGLVAALTACGGNDKAKDAEGGKGGTAAASGAWSFKDDLDKTASAKSTPKNIVAYTGTAAALYDYGVQVKGVFGPTKLADGKADPMAGSMDISKVEILGNVYDEFNVEKYAALKPELLATNTWDGTYWYVPEASKDKILKLAPAAAIGVGDKVSMDKALERTADLAKSLGADLNSKKAADAKARFDAASAKVREAVKANPGVKVLVGSGADQLFYVSTPKTSADLKYFESLGVEFVSPEQDKLDPQGFYESLSWENAGKYKADVVLLDNRTQALQPEALKAKPTWNELPAVKAGQVAPRVTEPIYSYEKCAQILEDLAKTIQNAKKVS; encoded by the coding sequence ATGCCCAAGCCCAGCTCCACGTTCCTCTCCCGCCGCGGTCTCGTCGCCGCCGGCGGCGCCCTCGGCCTCGTCGCGGCTCTCACCGCGTGCGGCGGCAACGACAAGGCGAAGGACGCTGAGGGCGGCAAGGGCGGCACGGCCGCCGCTTCGGGCGCGTGGAGCTTCAAGGACGACCTGGACAAGACGGCCAGCGCCAAGTCCACGCCGAAGAACATCGTGGCCTACACCGGCACCGCCGCCGCGCTGTACGACTACGGCGTGCAGGTCAAGGGCGTCTTCGGCCCGACCAAGCTGGCCGACGGCAAGGCCGACCCGATGGCCGGCTCGATGGACATCTCCAAGGTCGAGATCCTCGGCAACGTCTACGACGAGTTCAACGTCGAGAAGTACGCGGCCCTCAAGCCCGAGCTGCTCGCCACCAACACCTGGGACGGCACGTACTGGTACGTCCCCGAGGCCTCCAAGGACAAGATCCTGAAGCTGGCCCCGGCCGCCGCGATCGGCGTGGGCGACAAGGTCTCCATGGACAAGGCCCTGGAACGCACCGCGGACCTCGCCAAGTCCCTGGGCGCCGACCTGAACTCGAAGAAGGCCGCCGACGCCAAGGCCCGCTTCGACGCCGCCTCCGCCAAGGTCCGCGAGGCCGTCAAGGCCAACCCGGGCGTCAAGGTGCTCGTCGGCTCCGGCGCCGACCAGCTCTTCTACGTCTCCACCCCGAAGACCTCGGCCGACCTGAAGTACTTCGAGTCCCTGGGCGTCGAGTTCGTCTCCCCCGAGCAGGACAAGCTGGACCCGCAGGGCTTCTACGAGAGCCTGAGCTGGGAGAACGCCGGCAAGTACAAGGCCGACGTCGTCCTCCTCGACAACCGCACCCAGGCCCTGCAGCCCGAGGCCCTGAAGGCCAAGCCGACCTGGAACGAGCTGCCCGCCGTCAAGGCCGGCCAGGTCGCCCCGCGCGTGACCGAGCCGATCTACTCGTACGAGAAGTGCGCGCAGATCCTCGAGGACCTCGCCAAGACCATCCAGAACGCCAAGAAGGTCTCCTGA
- a CDS encoding YrhB domain-containing protein, which produces MRTLNDAVEAARPFLEEAFASEPWTLVLQPELSEEFDLAWVVHFDTQESIDADDHWVGPLTKLVLVPKDGGAVQFPPSHLPLDEFLAYVRHGGWAAAYRAGTIKAEPWQTALEWLLKTYRGLVELVGIEPVAEDAGTWLFACRTIEQPGYPRTPMLAASVVVPKDAGTPFHPAADDPWSDAAAYTRTGEEPDPQAQARRLNSRGCVVTVAAAIAGAPSSPLPWQPSHEAPGWWELLLKRYFPTAEQLRCGSWDEVIRRVEETGPDTQGVVWVRRAIGGTEVSGHLLYAHNHSGTVVFLDGMTGGLARLDTESVLELVFAGFRPGAPQSAEDFGAARAKAEAWLGETYEVLVELVAPDPADETARGWLFACQTTAALRTGDWRHSMLDAALVVPKGPGAPFLLPNSDPWGFFARWDRGEAAGPTPEPGKADWFASTMAQLGPVMQVSEFPTVTASVQALAALPPGGRALVWVRRLDGRGRESTGLLLTGLRSEGGFVGLVDGSAEELKSLDGFRESGVRVVRYR; this is translated from the coding sequence ATGCGTACGTTGAACGATGCCGTCGAGGCGGCCAGGCCCTTCCTCGAAGAGGCGTTCGCCTCCGAGCCGTGGACGCTCGTCCTCCAGCCGGAGCTCAGCGAGGAGTTCGACCTGGCCTGGGTCGTCCACTTCGACACGCAGGAGAGCATCGACGCGGACGACCACTGGGTAGGGCCGCTCACCAAGCTGGTGCTCGTCCCGAAGGACGGCGGTGCGGTGCAGTTCCCGCCGTCGCACCTGCCGTTGGACGAATTCCTGGCCTACGTGCGGCACGGCGGATGGGCCGCGGCCTACAGAGCCGGGACCATCAAGGCCGAGCCGTGGCAGACCGCGCTGGAATGGCTCCTCAAGACCTATCGCGGGCTCGTCGAGCTGGTGGGGATCGAGCCGGTGGCCGAGGACGCGGGCACCTGGCTGTTCGCCTGCCGGACCATCGAGCAGCCGGGGTATCCGCGGACGCCGATGCTGGCCGCCTCCGTCGTGGTGCCCAAGGACGCCGGGACGCCCTTCCACCCCGCCGCGGACGACCCGTGGAGCGACGCCGCGGCCTACACCCGGACGGGAGAGGAGCCGGACCCGCAGGCGCAGGCCCGGCGGCTGAACTCGCGCGGGTGTGTCGTCACCGTGGCCGCGGCCATCGCCGGGGCTCCGTCGAGCCCGCTGCCCTGGCAGCCCTCGCACGAGGCGCCCGGGTGGTGGGAGCTGCTGCTCAAGCGGTACTTCCCGACCGCCGAGCAGCTGCGGTGCGGGAGCTGGGACGAGGTGATCCGGCGGGTCGAGGAGACCGGGCCGGACACCCAGGGCGTGGTGTGGGTGCGCCGGGCGATCGGCGGTACCGAGGTCAGCGGGCACCTGCTGTACGCGCACAACCACAGCGGCACGGTGGTGTTCCTCGACGGCATGACGGGCGGGCTCGCCCGGCTCGACACCGAGAGCGTGCTGGAGCTGGTGTTCGCGGGGTTCCGGCCGGGGGCGCCGCAGTCCGCCGAGGACTTCGGGGCGGCGCGGGCGAAGGCCGAGGCGTGGCTGGGGGAGACGTACGAGGTGCTCGTCGAGCTCGTGGCGCCGGATCCGGCCGACGAGACGGCCCGGGGGTGGCTGTTCGCCTGCCAGACCACCGCCGCGCTGCGGACGGGCGACTGGCGGCACTCGATGCTCGACGCCGCGCTGGTGGTGCCGAAGGGGCCGGGGGCGCCGTTCCTGCTGCCCAACTCCGACCCGTGGGGGTTCTTCGCCCGCTGGGACCGGGGCGAGGCGGCCGGGCCCACGCCCGAGCCGGGGAAGGCCGACTGGTTCGCCTCGACGATGGCGCAGCTGGGGCCCGTCATGCAGGTGTCCGAGTTCCCGACGGTCACCGCCTCCGTCCAGGCGCTCGCGGCCCTGCCGCCCGGGGGCCGCGCCCTGGTGTGGGTGCGCCGGCTGGACGGGCGGGGACGGGAGTCCACCGGTCTGCTGCTCACCGGCCTGCGTTCCGAGGGCGGCTTCGTGGGGCTCGTGGACGGTTCGGCGGAGGAGCTCAAGAGCCTCGACGGGTTCCGGGAGTCCGGGGTCCGGGTCGTCCGCTACCGCTGA